The nucleotide sequence TTCCTTCCGTTGTGATTTCTTCTCGGCATAGGCTACAGCCGCCTCCCTTACCCAAGCACCTTTGTCCCAAGCGTCATTGCGCGCTTTCAAACGTTCTCGGTTGCAAGGTCCATCACCTTTGACCACCTGCCAGAATTCATCCCAGTCGATCTCACCGAAGTCATAAGC is from Flavobacteriales bacterium and encodes:
- the paaA gene encoding 1,2-phenylacetyl-CoA epoxidase subunit A (with PaaBCDE catalyzes the hydroxylation of phenylacetyl-CoA); its protein translation is AYDFGEIDWDEFWQVVKGDGPCNRERLKARNDAWDKGAWVREAAVAYAEKKSQRKESKVA